A part of Olleya sp. Bg11-27 genomic DNA contains:
- a CDS encoding DUF3857 domain-containing protein, translating to MSTNTLLKSILLILFVSINTYAQDKYQALLINSDLKENANAIIRSSDTEITIEARDKIVTIEKRVVTVLNKAGQRHVDAIVYYDTSKSIKVLEAVIYNELGSEIKKYKKRDFLDVSVADGVSIFNDNRAKYIDYTPNSYPYTVVFNLETVSTNTAFLPQWYPIGNYYVSTENSSFSITNNSGIELTFKENNFDGFNIEKTGNFNYKSEKILALKKEAYSPSFSNYAPSVKFALKQFSMLGIEGENTSWNDFGKWMNDKLILGTQDLPDAIKIEIKALTADAQTPLEKAKIVYKYMQDKTRYISVQVGVGGWKPMLASDVDRLGYGDCKGLSNYTKALLDEVGVTSFYTIVYGGLDIKNIDSTFSSLQGNHAILSIPNNGNYITLECTNQTTPFGYNANFTDDRDVLIVTPKGGEIVHTKIYTKEDNTQISSAEIVLDNFGGFTAKLNIKSKGTQYDKYQRIESQTEKENKLYYKKYFSDLNNLKINTILFSNDKDAIVFTENLEVKVPKYATKAGKRLLFQPNVFNKFITAPPRYVNRKSPFEIDRGFTDIDEYRISVPNNIEVEALQEEVNIKNKFGQYHFSITKTDDNTLLFKRKIIINKGKFLKEDYKDFRKFRLDIVKHDKSKIVLQIKD from the coding sequence ATGTCTACAAACACACTTTTGAAAAGTATACTTTTGATACTTTTTGTTTCTATAAACACATATGCTCAGGATAAGTATCAAGCATTATTAATTAATTCAGATTTAAAAGAAAATGCTAACGCAATTATTAGATCAAGCGATACGGAAATAACGATTGAGGCAAGGGATAAAATTGTAACAATAGAAAAAAGAGTGGTAACTGTTTTAAATAAAGCAGGACAAAGACATGTTGACGCTATTGTTTATTATGATACGTCTAAAAGCATAAAAGTTTTAGAAGCTGTTATTTATAATGAATTAGGTTCGGAAATTAAAAAATATAAAAAGCGAGATTTTCTTGATGTAAGCGTAGCTGACGGAGTGTCAATTTTTAATGATAATAGAGCAAAATATATAGATTACACTCCAAATTCTTATCCGTATACAGTTGTTTTTAATTTAGAAACAGTTTCTACAAATACAGCCTTTTTGCCACAATGGTATCCTATAGGAAATTATTATGTAAGCACGGAAAATTCGTCATTTTCAATTACTAATAATTCTGGAATAGAATTAACCTTTAAAGAAAACAATTTTGATGGTTTTAATATTGAGAAAACCGGTAATTTTAATTACAAATCAGAAAAGATATTAGCCTTAAAAAAAGAAGCATACAGTCCATCTTTTTCTAATTATGCACCTTCAGTGAAATTTGCGTTAAAACAATTTAGTATGCTTGGCATAGAAGGAGAAAACACCAGTTGGAATGACTTTGGTAAGTGGATGAATGATAAGTTAATTTTAGGCACACAGGATTTACCTGATGCAATTAAAATAGAAATAAAAGCCTTAACAGCAGATGCACAAACACCTCTAGAAAAAGCAAAAATTGTTTACAAATACATGCAAGATAAAACACGATATATAAGTGTGCAAGTTGGTGTTGGAGGCTGGAAACCTATGTTGGCAAGTGATGTGGATCGTTTAGGGTATGGAGACTGTAAAGGCTTATCTAATTATACAAAAGCGTTACTGGATGAGGTTGGAGTTACTTCTTTTTACACCATAGTTTATGGAGGATTAGATATAAAAAATATAGATAGTACTTTTTCGTCTTTACAGGGTAATCATGCTATTTTATCTATTCCAAATAATGGTAATTATATAACTCTAGAATGTACCAATCAGACCACACCTTTTGGTTATAATGCTAATTTTACAGATGATAGAGATGTTTTAATCGTGACTCCAAAAGGAGGGGAAATAGTACATACAAAAATATATACTAAAGAAGATAATACTCAAATTAGTAGTGCAGAAATAGTGTTAGATAATTTTGGAGGCTTTACTGCTAAATTAAATATTAAATCTAAAGGCACACAGTACGATAAATACCAAAGAATAGAATCACAAACAGAAAAAGAAAACAAATTATATTACAAAAAATATTTTTCAGATTTAAATAATCTTAAAATTAATACGATACTATTTAGTAACGATAAAGACGCTATTGTTTTTACAGAAAACCTTGAAGTGAAAGTCCCTAAATATGCAACAAAAGCAGGTAAAAGACTATTGTTTCAACCTAATGTGTTTAATAAGTTTATAACGGCACCTCCAAGATATGTTAACAGAAAATCGCCTTTTGAAATAGATAGAGGTTTTACAGATATAGACGAATATAGAATAAGCGTACCTAATAATATAGAAGTAGAGGCTTTGCAAGAAGAAGTTAATATTAAAAATAAGTTTGGTCAGTATCATTTTTCAATAACCAAAACAGATGATAATACACTGCTTTTTAAAAGGAAAATAATAATTAATAAAGGGAAATTTTTAAAAGAAGATTATAAAGATTTCAGAAAATTTAGACTTGACATCGTTAAACATGATAAATCAAAAATTGTATTACAAATAAAAGATTGA
- a CDS encoding DUF3857 domain-containing protein has protein sequence MKKTLLLLTLSLTITLSNAQDFEFGKVSKEELQETSHPIEKDANAAVLYRSQDVKFVYSQEDGFLQENTIYQRVKIYNKEGYDWATQKVRLYNETSSSSETLVGLKGYTYTLENGKIKKAKLKNENIFEEETNKYWRKKIFTMPNIKEGCVIEFEYKIKSSFYKIDDVMIQFGIPVNKIEVEIATPEYYNYKKIINPRAVIYPKLKEIKRNRKELIRSSNRIGNGVMPSKRTVSTSALEFLENVISIDMDNIPALKEEPFVDNLNNYRGKLTLEFAFYQGPSGKIQSFATTWDKITDNIYKNEDFGGQLQINNYFEDDVNALIANATTDSEKIQLIFDHVKSKVKWNDFLGYTSESGVKKAYKNGAGNVADINLMLTAMLRHAGLKANPVLVSTRSNGVPLFPTRSGFNYVICAVEDKGEMLLLDATKQYTNPNILSTNTINWQGRLIREDGSSTWVSLLPNVASKEIVLVNVNINEDLTAKGKVRRVLTNYQAFNYRNRSANKVNENLILDIEKNNPGLVVSKLEVKNAKLAPKPISESYEFDLETATEKIGSNIYFSPLLYFSQEENPFTQDTRLYPIDFVYPIADKHTFGITIPDGYQVESIPENIAIEFNGGAASFSYLIKQTSNIIQLVVSLNINKTLVMPVDYQAFKSFYQLMVEKNSEKIVLKKQ, from the coding sequence ATGAAAAAAACGCTACTATTACTAACCTTATCGCTAACAATTACGCTGTCAAACGCTCAAGATTTTGAATTTGGAAAAGTTAGTAAAGAAGAATTACAAGAAACAAGTCATCCAATAGAAAAAGATGCAAATGCAGCTGTTTTATATAGAAGCCAAGATGTGAAATTTGTTTATAGCCAAGAAGATGGTTTTTTACAAGAAAACACTATCTATCAACGTGTTAAAATTTATAATAAAGAGGGGTATGATTGGGCAACTCAAAAAGTTAGGCTATATAATGAAACCTCTTCTTCAAGCGAAACATTAGTAGGTTTAAAAGGGTATACTTATACGCTAGAAAACGGAAAAATAAAAAAAGCGAAACTTAAAAATGAAAATATTTTTGAGGAAGAAACTAATAAATACTGGAGAAAAAAAATCTTTACAATGCCAAATATTAAAGAAGGTTGCGTTATAGAGTTTGAATACAAAATTAAGTCTTCATTTTATAAAATTGATGATGTGATGATTCAATTTGGTATACCAGTAAATAAAATTGAAGTAGAAATAGCAACACCAGAGTACTATAATTATAAAAAAATTATTAATCCAAGAGCAGTTATTTATCCTAAATTAAAAGAAATTAAACGTAATAGGAAAGAGCTTATAAGGTCGTCTAATAGAATTGGAAATGGTGTAATGCCATCTAAAAGAACTGTAAGTACTAGCGCTTTAGAGTTTTTAGAAAATGTAATATCTATCGACATGGATAACATCCCAGCTTTAAAAGAAGAACCTTTTGTTGATAATTTAAATAATTATAGAGGTAAACTAACATTAGAATTTGCATTTTATCAAGGACCAAGTGGAAAGATTCAAAGTTTTGCGACAACTTGGGATAAAATAACAGATAATATTTATAAGAATGAAGACTTTGGAGGTCAATTGCAAATCAATAATTATTTTGAAGATGATGTAAATGCTCTAATTGCAAATGCAACTACTGATTCTGAAAAAATTCAATTAATTTTTGATCATGTAAAAAGTAAAGTTAAATGGAACGACTTTTTAGGGTACACTTCAGAAAGTGGTGTTAAAAAAGCTTACAAAAATGGGGCAGGTAATGTGGCAGACATAAATTTAATGCTAACAGCCATGTTAAGACATGCAGGTCTAAAAGCTAATCCAGTTTTAGTAAGTACACGATCTAATGGTGTTCCATTATTTCCGACACGCTCTGGATTTAATTATGTAATCTGCGCAGTTGAAGATAAGGGTGAAATGTTGCTTTTAGATGCTACAAAACAATATACAAATCCTAATATTTTATCGACTAATACTATTAATTGGCAAGGACGTTTAATTAGGGAAGATGGAAGTTCTACGTGGGTATCTTTATTGCCAAATGTAGCATCTAAAGAGATTGTTTTAGTAAATGTAAATATAAACGAAGACCTTACTGCAAAAGGGAAAGTTAGAAGAGTATTAACCAATTATCAAGCTTTTAATTACAGAAATAGAAGTGCCAATAAAGTCAACGAAAATTTAATTTTAGATATAGAAAAAAATAACCCGGGACTTGTAGTATCTAAGCTAGAGGTTAAAAATGCTAAATTAGCGCCAAAACCAATATCAGAATCCTACGAATTTGATCTTGAAACAGCAACAGAAAAAATTGGAAGTAATATCTATTTTTCTCCACTGTTGTATTTTAGTCAAGAAGAAAATCCATTTACACAAGATACTAGACTATATCCAATAGACTTTGTATATCCAATTGCGGACAAACATACTTTTGGAATCACAATTCCAGATGGTTATCAAGTAGAGTCAATTCCAGAAAATATTGCAATAGAATTTAATGGTGGAGCAGCAAGTTTCTCATATTTAATAAAGCAAACAAGTAATATTATACAATTAGTAGTAAGTTTAAACATTAATAAAACGTTAGTAATGCCTGTTGATTATCAAGCATTTAAAAGCTTTTATCAATTAATGGTAGAAAAAAATTCAGAAAAAATAGTGCTTAAAAAACAATAA